A region from the Pseudonocardia petroleophila genome encodes:
- a CDS encoding YihY/virulence factor BrkB family protein encodes MSDAPTSKDPAPTVRRVIGRTLGNAWDQDIFSHSAQAAFWQALSLPPLLLALLGSLGYVGEWFGTDTVGVVEEAIVDLARQVFTPDVVDEIIAPTASSILTIGRADVVSVGFVIALWAGSSAIASLVDSITEAHGQKLVRHPVWQRIFSLLVYLLALVVAVFGLPVIVLGPDLLPQVLPPSWQGPATSLVSAFYYPGAALLTVLVLTAMYRLALPHTLPWLRLLPGALLAMVVFIASATGLRVYIAVLTSTGYTYGALATPIAFLLFGFLLGLSIVLGAHLNNAVEEAWPARPEPAPRRMDRLRAMTTAPEVPAARTGSDLPATGPAAHAAGTVGTPVDTPATDAAKEPR; translated from the coding sequence CGACCGTCCGGCGGGTGATCGGCCGCACGCTCGGCAACGCCTGGGACCAGGACATCTTCTCCCACTCGGCCCAGGCCGCGTTCTGGCAGGCGCTCTCGCTGCCCCCGCTGCTGCTGGCCCTGCTCGGCTCCCTCGGCTACGTCGGGGAGTGGTTCGGGACCGACACGGTGGGGGTCGTCGAGGAGGCGATCGTCGACCTCGCGCGGCAGGTGTTCACCCCCGACGTCGTCGACGAGATCATCGCGCCGACCGCGTCGAGCATCCTCACGATCGGACGGGCCGACGTCGTGTCGGTCGGCTTCGTCATCGCGCTGTGGGCCGGGTCCTCGGCCATCGCCTCGCTCGTGGACTCGATCACCGAGGCGCACGGGCAGAAGCTCGTGCGCCACCCGGTCTGGCAGCGGATCTTCTCGCTGCTGGTCTACCTGCTCGCCCTGGTGGTGGCGGTGTTCGGGCTGCCGGTCATCGTCCTGGGGCCCGACCTGCTCCCCCAGGTGCTCCCGCCGTCCTGGCAGGGCCCGGCGACGTCGCTGGTCAGCGCGTTCTACTACCCGGGTGCGGCGCTGCTCACGGTCCTGGTGCTCACCGCGATGTACCGCCTCGCGCTGCCGCACACCCTGCCGTGGCTGCGGCTGCTGCCCGGCGCGCTGCTCGCGATGGTGGTGTTCATCGCCAGCGCCACCGGTCTGCGCGTCTACATCGCCGTCCTGACCAGCACCGGCTACACCTACGGCGCGCTGGCCACCCCGATCGCGTTCCTGCTGTTCGGCTTCCTGCTCGGCCTGTCGATCGTGCTCGGCGCGCACCTCAACAACGCCGTCGAGGAGGCCTGGCCAGCCCGCCCGGAACCGGCGCCGCGCCGGATGGACCGCCTGCGCGCGATGACCACCGCGCCGGAGGTGCCGGCCGCCCGGACCGGCTCCGACTTGCCCGCGACCGGGCCCGCCGCCCATGCTGCGGGGACCGTCGGCACCCCCGTCGACACCCCCGCCACCGACGCCGCGAAGGAGCCCCGATGA
- the phaZ gene encoding poly(3-hydroxyalkanoate) depolymerase gives MNTAMTDEIFEIDVRGRRLRVSVRRATGAATRTPLLLMNGIGASLELLQPFVDELPPELEVIRFDVPGIGGSPMPLLPYHMSTFAPLVGSLTKRLGYSQLDVMGFSWGGGLAQQFAAVNRRRCRKLVLAATGTGSLMVPARPNVLAKMLTPRRHRDPEYARTIAGEIYGGTMRTHPERASEVLHTYTRKGPKRGYYYQLLAGAGWSSLPGLPLIRQPTLIVAGDDDPIIPIVNAHIMHKGIPNSRLHVYSGGHLALLTEAKELAPVIDAFLAE, from the coding sequence ATGAACACCGCGATGACCGACGAGATCTTCGAGATCGACGTCCGGGGCCGGCGCCTGCGGGTGTCCGTGCGCCGGGCCACCGGGGCCGCCACCCGCACGCCGCTGCTCCTGATGAACGGCATCGGCGCGAGCCTGGAGCTGCTGCAGCCCTTCGTCGACGAGCTGCCGCCCGAGCTGGAGGTCATCCGCTTCGACGTGCCCGGCATCGGCGGCTCCCCGATGCCCCTGCTGCCGTACCACATGTCGACGTTCGCGCCGCTGGTCGGCTCGCTGACCAAGCGGCTGGGGTACTCCCAGCTCGACGTCATGGGCTTCTCGTGGGGCGGCGGCCTCGCGCAGCAGTTCGCCGCGGTGAACCGGCGCCGGTGCCGCAAGCTCGTGCTGGCCGCCACGGGCACCGGCTCGCTGATGGTGCCGGCCAGGCCCAACGTGCTGGCGAAGATGCTCACGCCGCGGCGCCACCGCGACCCCGAGTACGCGCGCACCATCGCCGGGGAGATCTACGGCGGCACCATGCGCACGCACCCGGAGCGGGCCTCGGAGGTGCTGCACACCTACACCCGCAAGGGCCCCAAGCGCGGCTACTACTACCAGCTGCTCGCCGGGGCGGGCTGGAGCAGCCTGCCCGGCCTGCCCCTGATCCGGCAGCCCACGCTGATCGTCGCCGGCGACGACGACCCGATCATCCCGATCGTCAACGCCCACATCATGCACAAGGGCATCCCGAACTCGCGGCTGCACGTCTACTCCGGCGGGCACCTCGCGCTGCTCACCGAGGCGAAGGAGCTCGCCCCGGTGATCGACGCGTTCCTGGCGGAGTAG
- the fmdA gene encoding formamidase encodes MPDVVFSVDQAKSMRDQVVPGHNRWHPDIPPAATVRPGSSIRIECREWTDSQIGNNDSANDVRDVELDGCHMLSGPIAIEGAEPGDLLVVDILDLGPVPQEIGDAPGQGWGYTGIFATGNGGGFLTEEYPDAYKAIWDFSGQKATSRHIPGVSYTGITHPGLFGTAPSPELLAKWNERERALIATDPDRVPPLALPPLEALVLGGTASGDVLAGIARDGARTVPPRENGGNHDIKNFTRGSRVFYPVHHPGALFSGGDLHFSQGDGEITFCGAIEMGGFIDFHVDLIKGGMETYGVTTNPILMPGNVEPRYSEFVTFIGISVDHETNTNRYNDATLAYKNACLNAVEYLKKFGYSGPQAYLLLGSAPIEGRVSGVVDIPNACCSLYLPTAIFDFDITPSAAGPVRADRGACAVSS; translated from the coding sequence GTGCCCGACGTCGTCTTCAGTGTCGATCAGGCCAAGTCGATGCGTGACCAGGTCGTCCCCGGTCACAACCGCTGGCACCCCGACATCCCGCCCGCCGCCACGGTGCGGCCGGGCTCGTCGATCCGCATCGAGTGCCGGGAGTGGACCGACTCGCAGATCGGCAACAACGACTCGGCCAACGACGTCCGCGACGTGGAGCTCGACGGCTGCCACATGCTGTCGGGCCCGATCGCGATCGAGGGCGCCGAGCCGGGTGACCTGCTCGTCGTCGACATCCTCGACCTCGGCCCGGTGCCCCAGGAGATCGGCGACGCCCCCGGCCAGGGCTGGGGCTACACCGGCATCTTCGCCACGGGCAACGGCGGCGGCTTCCTCACCGAGGAGTACCCCGACGCCTACAAGGCGATCTGGGACTTCAGCGGCCAGAAGGCCACCTCGCGGCACATCCCCGGCGTCAGCTACACCGGCATCACGCACCCCGGCCTGTTCGGCACCGCACCGTCGCCGGAGCTGCTGGCGAAGTGGAACGAGCGCGAGCGGGCGCTGATCGCCACCGATCCCGACCGCGTGCCCCCGCTGGCCCTGCCCCCGCTGGAGGCGCTGGTGCTGGGGGGCACCGCCTCCGGCGACGTGCTGGCGGGGATCGCCCGGGACGGGGCCCGCACCGTGCCGCCGCGGGAGAACGGCGGCAACCACGACATCAAGAACTTCACCCGCGGGTCGCGCGTGTTCTACCCGGTCCACCACCCCGGGGCCCTGTTCTCCGGCGGCGACCTGCACTTCAGCCAGGGCGACGGCGAGATCACCTTCTGCGGCGCCATCGAGATGGGCGGGTTCATCGACTTCCACGTCGACCTGATCAAGGGCGGCATGGAGACCTACGGCGTCACCACCAACCCGATCCTCATGCCCGGGAACGTGGAGCCCCGCTACAGCGAGTTCGTGACGTTCATCGGCATCTCGGTCGACCACGAGACGAACACCAACCGCTACAACGACGCCACGCTCGCCTACAAGAACGCCTGCCTCAACGCGGTGGAGTACCTGAAGAAGTTCGGCTACTCCGGCCCGCAGGCCTACCTGCTGCTCGGCTCGGCGCCGATCGAGGGGCGGGTCAGCGGCGTCGTCGACATCCCGAACGCCTGCTGCTCGCTCTACCTGCCCACCGCGATCTTCGACTTCGACATCACCCCCTCCGCGGCCGGCCCGGTCCGGGCCGACCGCGGGGCGTGCGCGGTCTCCTCGTGA
- a CDS encoding PHA/PHB synthase family protein, producing the protein MTEEQDPTDADVATGLDMLLSDGALGPLRRMLPAAAGLRLAASLAAKPVTLTRRGAGLAAELAKIGVGASEVAPNPKDRRYADPAWTENPVLRRLVQAHIAAGGTATELVEDADLDWADHERLQFAVGNVVDALAPSNSLVNPALWQAARETRGASIVSGVKHLVGDLAAAPRVPSMVEPDAFTVGEDLACTPGAVVLRTPVFELIQYLPQTATVREIPLLLVPPTINKYYVADLAPGRSIVENLVRSGQQVFLMSWRNPDAEHAAWDLDTYGAAILDAMTACERISRRSSTALMAFCSGGMITSMLLGHLAATGAQERVASVTFAVTVLDQAKAGTTGALLDPETARQSVEASQKKGYLDGRTLAEVFAWLRPNDLIWNYWVNNYLRGRAPKPFDILFWNADTTRMTAGLHRDFIDIAVSNALITPGGTTMLGTPVDLSKVDRDAYVIAGIADHLCAWQSCFRTTRLLGGESRFVLSTSGHIASLVNPPGNKKASFRVAPPESRTPTPTTAEAWLAVAETVQGSWWPDHAEWLGERSGDEVDAPAELGGRGLHAVVPAPGDYVRVR; encoded by the coding sequence ATGACCGAGGAGCAGGACCCCACCGACGCCGACGTCGCGACCGGTCTGGACATGCTGCTCTCGGACGGGGCGCTGGGCCCGCTGCGGCGGATGCTCCCGGCCGCGGCCGGGCTCAGGCTGGCCGCCTCGCTCGCGGCGAAGCCGGTGACCCTCACCCGGCGCGGCGCGGGCCTCGCCGCCGAGCTGGCGAAGATCGGCGTCGGGGCCTCGGAGGTCGCGCCGAACCCCAAGGACAGGCGCTACGCCGACCCGGCCTGGACCGAGAACCCGGTGCTGCGCCGCCTCGTGCAGGCCCACATCGCCGCGGGCGGCACCGCCACCGAGCTCGTCGAGGACGCCGACCTGGACTGGGCCGACCACGAGCGCCTGCAGTTCGCCGTCGGCAACGTCGTCGACGCGCTCGCACCCAGCAACAGCCTGGTGAACCCGGCGCTGTGGCAGGCGGCCAGGGAGACGCGCGGCGCGAGCATCGTCAGCGGCGTGAAGCACCTCGTCGGCGACCTCGCGGCGGCGCCGCGGGTGCCGTCGATGGTGGAGCCCGACGCGTTCACCGTCGGCGAGGACCTGGCCTGCACCCCCGGGGCCGTCGTGCTGCGCACGCCGGTGTTCGAGCTGATCCAGTACCTGCCGCAGACCGCCACCGTCCGCGAGATCCCGCTGCTGCTGGTCCCCCCGACGATCAACAAGTACTACGTCGCCGACCTGGCACCCGGCCGCAGCATCGTCGAGAACCTGGTCCGCAGCGGCCAGCAGGTGTTCCTCATGTCCTGGCGCAACCCCGACGCCGAGCACGCGGCCTGGGACCTCGACACCTACGGCGCGGCGATCCTCGACGCGATGACGGCGTGCGAGCGGATCAGCCGCCGGTCCAGCACCGCGCTCATGGCGTTCTGCTCCGGCGGGATGATCACCTCGATGCTGCTGGGCCACCTCGCCGCCACCGGCGCCCAGGAGCGCGTGGCGTCGGTCACCTTCGCGGTCACCGTGCTGGACCAGGCCAAGGCCGGCACGACCGGCGCGCTGCTCGACCCGGAGACCGCGCGCCAGTCCGTGGAGGCGTCGCAGAAGAAGGGCTACCTCGACGGCCGCACGCTGGCCGAGGTGTTCGCCTGGCTGCGGCCCAACGACCTCATCTGGAACTACTGGGTCAACAACTACCTGCGCGGCCGGGCACCGAAGCCGTTCGACATCCTGTTCTGGAACGCCGACACCACCCGGATGACGGCCGGGCTGCACCGCGACTTCATCGACATCGCGGTGTCGAACGCGCTGATCACCCCGGGCGGCACGACGATGCTGGGCACGCCGGTGGACCTGTCGAAGGTCGACCGCGACGCCTACGTCATCGCCGGGATCGCCGACCACCTCTGCGCCTGGCAGTCCTGCTTCCGCACCACCCGGCTCCTCGGCGGGGAGAGCCGGTTCGTGCTCTCCACCAGCGGCCACATCGCCTCGCTGGTCAACCCGCCGGGCAACAAGAAGGCGAGCTTCCGGGTCGCGCCGCCGGAGTCGCGCACGCCCACCCCGACCACGGCCGAGGCGTGGCTGGCCGTCGCCGAGACCGTCCAGGGCTCCTGGTGGCCCGACCACGCCGAGTGGCTCGGGGAGCGCAGCGGCGACGAGGTCGACGCCCCCGCGGAGCTCGGCGGGCGGGGGCTCCACGCTGTCGTCCCCGCGCCGGGCGACTACGTTCGGGTGCGATGA
- a CDS encoding carbohydrate kinase family protein — MIVVVGDLAVDVLVTPVAPPVPGADVRARIRTVAGGAGANTAAWLAHLGAAVTLVARVGDDAAGRAAAADLPGVDLALAVDPDEPTATVVVLLDGDRTMLSDRGAAARLSPADLPPLDGADHLHLSGYVLLDPSSRAAGLAALAAARAAGLSTSVDPQSAPALTPEFREWVRGADLLLPNADERAALGHVPEVGAVAATAGARGATWTDARGTWSVPAPAVPVCDPTGAGDAFDAGLLRAWLGGAAPEDALRAGCAAGAAAVQHPGARPPRRRRGRGSAR; from the coding sequence ATGATCGTCGTGGTCGGCGACCTCGCCGTCGACGTGCTGGTCACCCCCGTCGCGCCGCCGGTGCCCGGTGCCGACGTCCGGGCCCGGATCCGCACGGTCGCCGGCGGGGCCGGGGCCAACACCGCCGCGTGGCTCGCCCACCTCGGGGCGGCCGTCACCCTGGTCGCCCGGGTCGGCGACGACGCCGCGGGGCGCGCGGCCGCAGCCGACCTGCCGGGTGTGGACCTGGCGCTGGCCGTCGACCCCGACGAGCCGACCGCGACCGTGGTGGTGCTCCTCGACGGCGACCGCACGATGCTGTCGGACCGCGGAGCCGCCGCCCGGCTGTCCCCCGCCGACCTGCCCCCGCTCGACGGCGCCGACCACCTGCACCTGTCGGGCTACGTCCTGCTCGACCCGTCGTCGCGGGCCGCCGGGCTGGCCGCGCTGGCCGCCGCCCGCGCCGCGGGCCTGAGCACGTCGGTCGACCCGCAGTCGGCCCCGGCACTGACCCCGGAGTTCCGGGAGTGGGTGCGCGGGGCCGACCTGCTGCTCCCCAACGCCGACGAGCGGGCCGCGCTGGGGCACGTGCCGGAGGTCGGCGCGGTGGCCGCGACCGCCGGGGCGCGCGGCGCGACCTGGACCGACGCGCGGGGCACCTGGAGCGTGCCCGCCCCCGCCGTGCCGGTGTGCGACCCCACCGGTGCCGGCGACGCCTTCGACGCCGGCCTGCTGCGGGCGTGGCTGGGCGGGGCGGCGCCGGAGGACGCGCTGCGGGCCGGGTGCGCGGCGGGGGCTGCGGCGGTCCAGCACCCGGGCGCCCGCCCCCCGCGGCGTCGGCGCGGGCGGGGGTCCGCGCGCTGA
- a CDS encoding class I SAM-dependent methyltransferase: MPTRGAVRGWLYDRAITGLTAGWYRAVFDRLPDGARILDVGIGTGTALARGGDRVRAKDLHVTGLDIDRDYLRRCVEEMTRAGLSGRVTPLLESVYDHQGGPYDAAYFSASLMLLPDPVAALRHVAGLLEPDGQLFFTQTFHHRRSPLREKLKPLVRHVTTIDFGTVTYEDDFRRVLADADLEVLELVTLGTTRASSYRLAVAVPDGDDRSAAA, from the coding sequence ATGCCCACACGTGGCGCCGTGCGCGGCTGGTTGTACGACCGTGCGATCACGGGTCTGACGGCCGGCTGGTACCGCGCCGTGTTCGACCGGCTGCCCGACGGCGCCCGGATCCTCGACGTCGGGATCGGCACCGGCACGGCGCTGGCCCGCGGCGGCGACCGCGTCCGCGCGAAGGACCTGCACGTCACCGGGCTCGACATCGACCGCGACTACCTGCGGCGCTGCGTCGAGGAGATGACGCGCGCGGGCCTGTCCGGCCGGGTCACGCCGCTGCTGGAGTCGGTCTACGACCACCAGGGCGGCCCCTACGACGCCGCGTACTTCAGCGCCAGCCTGATGCTGCTGCCCGACCCGGTGGCCGCGCTGCGGCACGTCGCGGGGCTCCTGGAGCCCGACGGGCAGCTGTTCTTCACCCAGACCTTCCACCACCGGCGCTCGCCGCTGCGGGAGAAGCTCAAGCCGCTGGTGCGGCACGTCACCACGATCGACTTCGGCACCGTCACCTACGAGGACGACTTCCGGCGCGTGCTGGCCGATGCCGACCTGGAGGTGCTGGAGCTGGTCACGCTCGGCACCACGCGGGCGTCGTCGTACCGCCTCGCCGTGGCCGTCCCCGACGGGGACGACCGCAGCGCGGCCGCCTGA
- a CDS encoding tubulin-like doman-containing protein translates to MYHSATGAQSPHCIHAIGIGKMGAYMVEALLRTGEIEDMLEDPRARFTGLSIDIGDQDQHELKEYVSGFDQRLAERGIPTERAQVRTVSLDVPAKKDLMTSLNRWREYLKMEYPRYYWNPNYEPWLPSDTEMPKAGDSIPRAIAKAIYGHYYYGEDKSLEKELDDFVGSINQTKLPSLVLVFFSLSGGTGSGMVVDLARHLSNVKLGRRIPVVGVAAMPFSGDEAHVGGDAALYPTMNEIDCMLDDAKNQGVMAVWGDLYKNPFTGGFFALPQEHSWQRLGSYTKTGKPAIRDALRKGVTRKFVNDSFMRFVVQDYGRLLFKMLRPMGFTGAPHERNISGDRTWTVFDVAKYTHPGVEVLPGEPRSKWRAVVSKWIGYIPQWSGLKEGFKTDYVEAHTVAPRELWNETLETKLKETLQGFVLDGDDGTVNTSVGEFFDELTAYSNIIIPGVAKTDFTAFYAARDAYDAIESWDEKLMMHSWLLDLGVILSEQSIRFDGMAGECIWGCACWVVIPHEAIRGDAPISKDVTIVQAEHIAMMVKTVVPTP, encoded by the coding sequence ATGTACCACAGTGCGACCGGCGCGCAGTCGCCGCACTGCATCCACGCGATCGGCATCGGCAAGATGGGTGCCTACATGGTGGAGGCGCTGCTGCGCACCGGGGAGATCGAGGACATGCTGGAGGACCCGCGCGCCCGGTTCACCGGCCTCTCGATCGACATCGGCGACCAGGACCAGCACGAGCTCAAGGAGTACGTGAGCGGCTTCGACCAGCGCCTCGCCGAGCGCGGCATCCCCACCGAGCGCGCCCAGGTCCGCACCGTCTCCCTGGACGTGCCGGCGAAGAAGGACCTCATGACCAGCCTCAACCGCTGGCGCGAGTACCTGAAGATGGAGTACCCCCGGTACTACTGGAACCCCAACTACGAGCCGTGGCTGCCGAGCGACACCGAGATGCCGAAGGCCGGGGACTCCATCCCCCGCGCCATCGCCAAGGCGATCTACGGGCACTACTACTACGGCGAGGACAAGTCGCTGGAGAAGGAGCTCGACGACTTCGTCGGGAGCATCAACCAGACCAAGCTCCCGTCGCTCGTGCTCGTGTTCTTCTCGCTGTCCGGCGGCACCGGGTCGGGCATGGTCGTCGACCTCGCGCGGCACCTGTCCAACGTCAAGCTCGGGCGCCGCATCCCGGTGGTCGGCGTGGCGGCCATGCCGTTCTCCGGAGACGAGGCGCACGTCGGCGGCGACGCCGCGCTGTACCCGACCATGAACGAGATCGACTGCATGCTCGACGACGCCAAGAACCAGGGCGTCATGGCGGTGTGGGGCGACCTCTACAAGAACCCGTTCACCGGCGGCTTCTTCGCGCTGCCGCAGGAGCACTCCTGGCAGCGGCTGGGCTCGTACACGAAGACCGGGAAGCCGGCGATCCGCGACGCGCTCCGCAAGGGCGTCACGCGCAAGTTCGTCAACGACTCGTTCATGCGCTTCGTGGTGCAGGACTACGGCCGCCTGCTGTTCAAGATGCTGCGCCCGATGGGCTTCACCGGGGCCCCGCACGAGCGCAACATCTCCGGCGACCGCACCTGGACGGTCTTCGACGTCGCCAAGTACACCCACCCGGGCGTGGAGGTGCTGCCCGGCGAGCCGCGCAGCAAGTGGCGCGCGGTCGTCAGCAAGTGGATCGGCTACATCCCGCAGTGGTCGGGCCTCAAGGAGGGTTTCAAGACCGACTACGTTGAGGCCCACACCGTGGCCCCGCGCGAGCTGTGGAACGAGACGCTGGAGACCAAGCTCAAGGAGACGCTGCAGGGCTTCGTCCTCGACGGCGACGACGGCACGGTCAACACCTCGGTCGGCGAGTTCTTCGACGAGCTCACGGCGTACTCCAACATCATCATCCCGGGCGTCGCGAAGACCGACTTCACGGCGTTCTACGCCGCGCGCGACGCCTACGACGCGATCGAGTCGTGGGACGAGAAGCTGATGATGCACTCCTGGCTGCTCGACCTCGGCGTGATCCTGTCCGAGCAGTCGATCCGCTTCGACGGCATGGCGGGCGAGTGCATCTGGGGCTGCGCCTGCTGGGTCGTCATCCCGCACGAGGCGATCCGCGGCGATGCTCCCATCTCGAAGGACGTCACCATCGTGCAGGCCGAGCACATCGCGATGATGGTCAAGACGGTCGTCCCGACCCCCTGA
- a CDS encoding pseudouridine-5'-phosphate glycosidase, whose translation MPHVSRSVFPPVPSPEVCDALATGGAVVALESTILAHGLPAPQNRAAADELEAAVRAHGAVPATVAVLDGVPRVGLSAAELDRVCGGDLDKLSVRDLGVAVGLGRDGATTVAATAALAAAAGVALFATGGLGGVHRGARESWDVSADLAALARTGVLVVCSGVKSILDVAATLEVLETESVPVLGYGTDAFPGFYRRDSGHPVPWRVDSPEQVAAVWRAHRDLSPGVGAVLAQPVPVDDELDAALHDRLLTEGLALLAERGITGKDVTPALLEHFHAGSDGASLRTNLALVLANAGLAARVAVAVAR comes from the coding sequence ATGCCCCACGTGTCCCGTTCCGTCTTCCCGCCCGTCCCGTCCCCCGAGGTCTGTGACGCACTCGCGACCGGCGGCGCCGTCGTCGCGCTGGAGAGCACGATCCTCGCCCACGGCCTGCCCGCACCGCAGAACCGGGCCGCCGCCGACGAGCTGGAGGCCGCGGTGCGGGCGCACGGCGCCGTCCCGGCCACGGTCGCGGTGCTCGACGGCGTGCCCCGCGTCGGGCTGTCGGCCGCCGAGCTCGACCGCGTCTGCGGCGGTGACCTGGACAAACTCTCGGTGCGCGACCTCGGCGTCGCCGTCGGGCTGGGCCGGGACGGGGCGACGACGGTGGCCGCGACCGCCGCACTGGCCGCCGCGGCCGGGGTGGCGCTGTTCGCGACCGGCGGGCTGGGCGGGGTGCACCGCGGCGCCAGGGAGTCCTGGGACGTCTCCGCCGACCTCGCCGCGCTGGCCCGCACCGGTGTGCTCGTCGTCTGTTCCGGGGTGAAGTCGATCCTCGACGTCGCCGCGACGCTGGAGGTGCTGGAGACCGAGTCGGTGCCGGTGCTCGGCTACGGCACCGACGCCTTCCCCGGCTTCTACCGGCGCGACTCCGGCCACCCGGTGCCGTGGCGCGTCGACTCGCCGGAGCAGGTCGCCGCGGTGTGGCGCGCGCACCGCGACCTGTCCCCGGGCGTCGGTGCGGTGCTGGCCCAGCCCGTCCCCGTCGACGACGAGCTCGACGCGGCCCTGCACGACCGCCTGCTGACCGAGGGCCTCGCGCTGCTGGCCGAGCGCGGGATCACCGGCAAGGACGTCACCCCGGCCCTGCTGGAGCACTTCCACGCCGGCAGCGACGGCGCGAGCCTGCGCACCAACCTCGCGCTGGTGCTCGCGAACGCGGGGCTGGCGGCGCGGGTGGCCGTGGCCGTCGCACGATGA
- a CDS encoding nitrilase-related carbon-nitrogen hydrolase: MTGVAVLSHTVPAPRTRADVRRNYLQIADLVVGMKRGERGLDLIVFPEYGTHGFGACGPDHLTMPGEDVEVFAAACRAARVWGVFSVTGGCCRPDPDNTVVLIDDRGAVVQRHSRAAGRRGGDPPEVVTGPGGLRTGISICRGDGAFAPDCQIRGAELLIRFQAEPDVPAAAQVQAARAAAWMGTCYVVAPNAAGRAGPRRWSGHSAIVGFDGVTLGECGDEEHEFQYAELSVGALRRARAGRSQLERTLRTRALARAC, translated from the coding sequence GTGACGGGCGTCGCGGTGCTCAGCCACACCGTGCCCGCCCCGCGCACCCGCGCGGACGTCCGGCGCAACTACCTGCAGATCGCCGACCTCGTGGTCGGCATGAAGCGGGGGGAGCGCGGCCTCGACCTGATCGTGTTCCCGGAGTACGGCACCCACGGTTTCGGGGCGTGCGGTCCCGACCACCTGACGATGCCCGGCGAGGACGTCGAGGTGTTCGCCGCCGCCTGCCGCGCCGCCCGGGTCTGGGGCGTGTTCTCCGTGACCGGAGGGTGCTGCCGGCCCGATCCGGACAACACCGTCGTGCTCATCGACGACCGCGGCGCGGTCGTGCAGCGGCACAGCCGGGCCGCGGGCCGCCGGGGCGGGGACCCGCCGGAGGTCGTGACGGGTCCCGGCGGTCTGCGCACCGGCATCAGCATCTGCCGCGGCGACGGTGCGTTCGCGCCGGACTGCCAGATCCGCGGTGCGGAGCTGCTGATCCGGTTCCAGGCCGAGCCCGACGTCCCCGCCGCCGCGCAGGTGCAGGCCGCGCGGGCGGCGGCCTGGATGGGCACCTGCTACGTCGTGGCGCCGAACGCCGCCGGCCGGGCCGGTCCGCGCCGCTGGTCGGGCCACTCCGCGATCGTCGGCTTCGACGGCGTGACCCTCGGCGAGTGCGGCGACGAGGAGCACGAGTTCCAGTACGCCGAGCTCTCGGTCGGCGCGCTGCGCCGGGCCCGGGCCGGACGGTCGCAGCTGGAACGCACGCTGCGGACGCGCGCGCTCGCGCGCGCCTGCTGA
- a CDS encoding peroxiredoxin, which translates to MPAIGDRVPDATVMITPADGPGPASSAELLGSGTVVLIGVPGAFTPVCSDFHLPGFVLAAEQLKAEGVDRIAVVSVDDAFVMGAWGRSEEAGEEFLMIADPDAAFATAMGLDTDASSFGLGTRSERYAAIIRDGVITSLEVEERFVDHEVSTAEAVLARL; encoded by the coding sequence ATGCCCGCCATCGGAGACAGGGTCCCCGACGCCACCGTCATGATCACCCCGGCCGACGGCCCCGGGCCCGCCAGCTCCGCGGAGCTGCTGGGCAGCGGCACCGTCGTGCTGATCGGGGTCCCCGGCGCCTTCACCCCCGTCTGCAGCGACTTCCACCTGCCCGGCTTCGTCCTCGCGGCCGAGCAGCTGAAGGCCGAGGGGGTGGACCGGATCGCGGTCGTCTCCGTCGACGACGCCTTCGTGATGGGCGCGTGGGGGCGCTCGGAGGAGGCGGGGGAGGAGTTCCTCATGATCGCCGACCCGGACGCCGCGTTCGCGACGGCGATGGGCCTGGACACCGACGCGAGCTCGTTCGGCCTCGGCACCCGCTCGGAGCGCTACGCGGCGATCATCCGGGACGGTGTGATCACCTCGCTGGAGGTCGAGGAGCGGTTCGTCGACCACGAGGTCAGCACCGCCGAGGCCGTGCTGGCGAGGCTCTGA
- a CDS encoding DUF3039 domain-containing protein, whose protein sequence is MATQVLPDVETRPEGTDSTGTDEPKMFHYVKKNRIAESAVLGNLVQALCGETFPVTRSPKPGSPVCPDCKKIFEGLRPGGDD, encoded by the coding sequence ATGGCGACCCAGGTTCTGCCCGACGTCGAGACGCGGCCCGAGGGCACCGACAGCACGGGCACCGACGAGCCCAAGATGTTCCACTACGTGAAGAAGAACCGGATCGCCGAGAGCGCGGTGCTGGGCAACCTCGTCCAGGCGCTGTGCGGCGAGACCTTCCCGGTCACGCGTTCTCCCAAGCCGGGATCGCCGGTCTGCCCGGACTGCAAGAAGATCTTCGAGGGGCTCCGCCCCGGTGGGGACGACTGA